A genomic region of Methylobacterium durans contains the following coding sequences:
- a CDS encoding alpha/beta hydrolase family esterase, whose protein sequence is MNAFSKIDMGKVTRLTRAGKLTEAMALLQGRAVPDTAHGGSDSEAQKGGWRAKRAGPTIDMVAPSAPGGAWTAAGHGWAQAARASAPREQAAGFPDLAETMHAFRDRLAESGPRAGLGEGLRSKRQTSVPVPDGARFEERTFSNDAGSRTYKVFVPSGYTGQALPVVVMLHGCTQDPDDFAAGTRMNELAEEQTFLVVYPRQPQTANMQKCWNWFNTSDQRREGGEPSLIAGIALAVVEEFSADRARVYVAGLSAGGAAAAIMAATYPDLFAAVGIHSGLACGAAKDMPSAFAAMSGGGAVRPRGNGPIVPTIVFHGDSDRTVNPINGDQVIAQARPRAALNTKVTSGKTSGGMAYTRTVQADDSGCDVLEQWLLHGAGHAWSGGSTAGTYTDPRGPDASREMMRFFLAHTNTSAATHH, encoded by the coding sequence ATGAACGCGTTCAGCAAGATCGACATGGGTAAGGTGACCCGTCTCACCCGGGCCGGCAAACTCACTGAAGCCATGGCGCTGCTTCAGGGCCGCGCAGTCCCGGACACAGCTCACGGCGGGTCGGACAGCGAGGCGCAAAAGGGCGGTTGGAGAGCCAAGCGCGCAGGGCCGACGATCGACATGGTCGCTCCCTCAGCCCCGGGCGGCGCCTGGACGGCGGCGGGTCACGGGTGGGCGCAGGCCGCCAGGGCGTCAGCGCCTCGCGAGCAGGCCGCGGGTTTTCCCGATCTCGCCGAGACGATGCACGCCTTCCGCGACCGTCTCGCTGAATCGGGCCCGCGGGCTGGTCTCGGCGAAGGCCTCCGGTCCAAGCGGCAGACATCGGTTCCTGTGCCGGATGGTGCGCGCTTCGAGGAGCGGACCTTCTCGAACGATGCGGGAAGCCGCACCTACAAGGTGTTCGTCCCCAGTGGCTACACCGGCCAGGCGCTTCCAGTCGTGGTCATGCTGCACGGCTGCACTCAGGACCCAGACGATTTTGCCGCGGGCACACGGATGAACGAACTGGCCGAGGAGCAGACCTTCCTCGTCGTGTATCCACGCCAGCCCCAAACAGCCAACATGCAGAAGTGCTGGAACTGGTTCAACACGAGTGACCAGCGGCGTGAGGGCGGAGAGCCCTCGCTGATTGCCGGCATTGCGCTTGCCGTTGTTGAGGAGTTCTCAGCCGACCGAGCGCGGGTTTACGTGGCTGGTCTCTCGGCGGGCGGCGCTGCGGCTGCCATCATGGCAGCCACCTATCCGGACCTGTTCGCCGCAGTTGGCATCCACTCCGGGTTGGCCTGCGGTGCAGCCAAGGACATGCCGTCGGCCTTTGCTGCGATGAGCGGAGGCGGTGCCGTTCGGCCGAGAGGGAACGGACCGATCGTGCCGACCATCGTCTTCCACGGTGACAGTGATCGAACGGTCAACCCCATCAACGGCGATCAAGTGATCGCTCAGGCGAGGCCCAGAGCCGCGCTGAATACGAAAGTAACGTCCGGCAAGACGTCTGGTGGGATGGCCTATACACGGACCGTTCAAGCTGATGATAGCGGGTGTGATGTCCTTGAGCAGTGGCTTCTGCATGGCGCGGGACACGCTTGGTCAGGCGGCAGCACGGCCGGCACTTACACGGACCCGCGTGGTCCCGATGCCAGCCGAGAGATGATGCGCTTCTTCCTGGCGCACACGAACACATCGGCTGCGACCCACCATTGA
- the groES gene encoding co-chaperone GroES gives MTFRPLHDRVVVRRIEAEEKSKGGIIIPDTAKEKPQEGEIVAVGPGVRDEQGRVTPLDLKAGDRVLFGKWSGTEVRIDGQDLLIMKESDIMGVIEAQGSLQQAA, from the coding sequence ATGACGTTCCGTCCGTTGCACGATCGAGTCGTTGTCCGCCGCATCGAGGCGGAGGAGAAGTCGAAGGGCGGCATCATCATCCCGGATACCGCCAAGGAGAAGCCGCAGGAGGGCGAGATCGTCGCCGTTGGGCCTGGAGTCCGCGACGAGCAGGGCCGCGTGACGCCTCTCGACTTGAAGGCCGGCGATCGCGTGCTGTTCGGCAAGTGGTCCGGCACGGAAGTCCGGATCGATGGTCAGGATCTCCTGATCATGAAGGAGTCCGACATCATGGGCGTGATTGAGGCCCAGGGCTCTCTGCAGCAGGCCGCCTGA
- a CDS encoding alpha/beta fold hydrolase, with translation MHDDRAHNFRPRTNGRNWLAPGLIGSAAALGAAALYTVAKTREAEHRYPPIGRFMSVNGVRLHYIERGQGEPVVLIHGNGTLAEDFVISGIVDELAKRYRVIIIDRPGYGYSERPRGLWTPRAHATLFQTALERLGVSRAVVLGHSWGSLVAVALALQAPQIARSLVLASGYYYPTLRADVLLFSPPAIPVVGDVMRYTVSPLLGRVLLPGLSKAMFAPVEVPERFDLLFPKALMLRPSQLRASAEDAALMTPVTVELREHYRKLRLPVVIITGADDQIADVGRQSERLHRELPDSEFIVVPGMGHMIHHLAPKRVIGAIDRASERSKARPA, from the coding sequence ATGCACGACGACAGGGCTCACAACTTCAGGCCACGCACCAACGGGCGGAACTGGTTGGCTCCCGGCCTGATCGGATCCGCGGCCGCTCTGGGAGCCGCGGCTCTCTACACGGTGGCGAAGACGCGTGAGGCGGAGCATCGCTACCCGCCCATCGGTCGCTTCATGAGCGTGAACGGGGTGCGCCTGCACTACATCGAGCGTGGGCAAGGCGAGCCCGTGGTGCTCATCCACGGCAACGGCACCCTGGCCGAGGACTTTGTCATCAGCGGCATCGTCGACGAGCTTGCCAAACGCTATCGCGTGATCATCATCGACCGGCCAGGCTACGGCTACAGTGAACGCCCGCGGGGGCTGTGGACGCCGCGCGCTCACGCAACCCTCTTCCAGACGGCCCTGGAGCGGCTTGGCGTCTCCCGGGCCGTGGTGCTCGGGCACTCCTGGGGCAGCTTGGTTGCGGTAGCTCTGGCGCTGCAAGCGCCGCAAATCGCCCGCAGCCTCGTCCTGGCATCCGGCTACTACTACCCGACGCTGCGGGCCGACGTGCTGCTGTTCTCCCCACCTGCCATCCCGGTGGTCGGAGACGTGATGCGCTACACGGTTTCGCCCTTGCTTGGGCGCGTCCTGTTGCCTGGCTTGAGCAAGGCCATGTTCGCACCAGTCGAGGTGCCAGAGCGGTTCGATCTGCTGTTCCCGAAAGCGCTGATGCTCCGCCCCTCGCAGTTGCGAGCATCGGCCGAGGACGCGGCCCTGATGACGCCCGTCACCGTGGAGCTTCGAGAGCACTACCGCAAGCTGAGGCTGCCGGTGGTGATCATCACGGGCGCAGATGATCAGATCGCGGATGTCGGCCGTCAGTCGGAGCGGCTGCACCGCGAGTTGCCGGACAGCGAGTTCATCGTCGTTCCGGGCATGGGGCACATGATCCACCACCTTGCGCCCAAGCGGGTGATTGGAGCCATTGATCGTGCTTCAGAGAGGTCAAAAGCAAGGCCGGCTTGA
- a CDS encoding ATP-binding protein — translation MNRPAPDLHVGHDFQADLAAIDSIEVVPTILETVCRATGMGFAAVARVTDDRWVACQVRDGIAFGLPPGGELEVATTICREVRRDGVAVVIDHVAEDEVYCGHPTPARYGFQSYISMPIVLPDGTFWGTLCAIDPQPARLNTPGTIGMFKAFADLIAFHLDAQQRVSVSAVERDQAWRLSQDLLVIVTAEGVLQAANAAWTRILGWQEHELVGRSFADFAHPLEIENLTAIRSCITEKPLTDPCEIRVRHKDGSYRWFAWTGAFEGGKIYANGRDVTTHREQAEALARAEEALRQSQKLEAVGQLTGGVAHDFNNLLTIIRSSVEFLRRPDLPEERRKRYMDAVSDTVQRAAKLTSQLLAFARRQALQPEVFEVGTCLRAVAEMLDPIMGARIRIVTEVPDTLCYVRADLSQFETALVNMAVNARDAMEGEGTLTVHLSCHDGMPPIRHHSGASGPFAAVSLTDTGSGIEPSQISRIFEPFFTTKEIGRGTGLGLSQVFGFAKQSGGDVDVASKLGQGTTFTLYLPEAEAEVTQEPEEELSPSADGSGQRVLVVEDNLEVGRFATQILEDLGYVTTWAHNAPEALKVLGTAGAVFDAVFSDVVMPGMDGVHLAREIRRLHPGLPVVLTSGYSHVLAKEGPDGFELLQKPYSVEALSHILRRATGKTKRRRLSKQS, via the coding sequence ATGAATAGGCCTGCGCCTGATCTCCACGTAGGTCACGACTTCCAAGCCGACCTTGCGGCCATCGACAGCATCGAGGTGGTGCCGACGATCTTGGAGACCGTCTGCCGTGCGACAGGCATGGGCTTCGCCGCAGTGGCTCGTGTCACGGACGATCGCTGGGTTGCCTGCCAAGTGCGTGACGGGATTGCATTCGGACTGCCGCCCGGCGGTGAGTTGGAGGTCGCGACGACGATCTGCCGCGAGGTCCGGCGTGACGGAGTTGCTGTCGTCATCGACCATGTCGCTGAAGACGAGGTCTACTGCGGCCATCCAACTCCGGCGCGTTATGGCTTCCAGAGCTACATCTCGATGCCCATCGTGCTGCCAGACGGCACCTTCTGGGGCACGCTCTGCGCCATCGATCCGCAGCCGGCTCGCCTGAACACGCCTGGCACCATCGGCATGTTCAAGGCATTCGCTGACCTGATCGCCTTTCACCTCGATGCGCAGCAGCGCGTGAGCGTCAGCGCTGTCGAGCGTGATCAGGCTTGGCGCCTGTCGCAAGATCTCCTCGTCATCGTCACCGCCGAGGGCGTGCTTCAGGCTGCCAACGCAGCTTGGACGAGGATCCTCGGTTGGCAGGAACATGAACTCGTCGGCAGGAGCTTCGCAGATTTTGCGCATCCTCTCGAGATTGAGAACCTGACCGCCATCCGCAGCTGCATCACCGAGAAGCCGCTGACGGACCCTTGCGAGATCCGGGTGCGGCACAAGGACGGCAGCTATCGTTGGTTCGCGTGGACGGGGGCCTTCGAGGGCGGGAAGATCTACGCGAACGGCCGTGACGTCACCACCCATCGTGAGCAAGCGGAGGCTCTTGCCCGAGCGGAAGAGGCATTGCGACAATCTCAAAAGCTTGAGGCGGTAGGCCAGCTCACGGGAGGTGTGGCGCACGACTTCAACAACCTCCTGACCATCATCCGCTCATCTGTCGAATTCCTCCGGCGCCCCGATCTGCCGGAGGAGCGTCGTAAGCGCTACATGGATGCGGTCTCAGACACTGTCCAGCGCGCTGCCAAGCTGACCAGCCAGCTTCTCGCCTTCGCCCGCAGGCAAGCTCTCCAGCCTGAAGTGTTCGAGGTCGGAACCTGTTTGCGTGCCGTGGCCGAGATGCTCGATCCGATCATGGGCGCGCGCATCCGCATCGTGACCGAGGTGCCCGATACCCTCTGCTACGTGCGGGCGGACCTGAGCCAGTTCGAGACCGCCCTCGTCAACATGGCGGTGAATGCCCGTGACGCGATGGAGGGCGAGGGCACGCTGACGGTGCACCTTTCCTGCCACGATGGGATGCCGCCCATCCGCCACCACTCGGGTGCGTCAGGGCCCTTTGCGGCGGTGTCGCTGACCGACACAGGCTCCGGCATCGAGCCAAGTCAGATCAGCCGCATCTTCGAGCCCTTCTTCACGACAAAGGAGATCGGCCGCGGCACAGGCTTGGGTTTGTCGCAGGTGTTTGGCTTTGCCAAGCAGTCCGGCGGCGATGTGGATGTCGCGAGCAAGCTCGGTCAGGGCACCACGTTCACGCTCTACCTGCCTGAAGCTGAGGCCGAGGTCACACAGGAGCCCGAGGAGGAGCTCAGTCCATCAGCGGACGGCTCTGGGCAGCGGGTGCTCGTTGTAGAAGACAACTTGGAGGTGGGCCGGTTCGCAACACAGATCCTGGAGGATCTTGGGTATGTCACGACCTGGGCCCACAACGCTCCTGAGGCGCTGAAAGTGCTTGGCACCGCTGGAGCGGTGTTCGATGCGGTGTTCTCGGACGTGGTGATGCCGGGCATGGATGGCGTTCATCTTGCCCGTGAGATCCGGCGCCTCCATCCCGGTCTGCCGGTCGTGCTGACGAGCGGCTACAGCCACGTGCTGGCGAAAGAGGGCCCGGACGGCTTCGAGCTTCTGCAAAAGCCCTATTCGGTCGAGGCGTTGTCGCACATCCTTCGCCGGGCAACAGGCAAGACGAAGCGCAGACGCCTTTCGAAGCAGAGCTAA
- a CDS encoding usg protein — MSVSPAFRRQLEGYSLTTAEILYHLPDHPHLLQSFVWQHHDLFPEFPELRRFLAFWQETLDGPLHSVKVAHSRLIKPAELRAIDGEFRLH, encoded by the coding sequence ATGTCCGTGTCGCCAGCCTTCCGCCGCCAGCTGGAAGGCTACAGCCTGACCACCGCCGAGATCCTCTATCACCTGCCCGATCACCCGCATCTGCTGCAGAGCTTCGTCTGGCAGCACCACGACCTATTTCCGGAGTTTCCAGAATTGCGCCGCTTCCTTGCGTTCTGGCAGGAGACACTCGATGGGCCACTTCACTCTGTGAAAGTAGCCCACAGCCGCCTGATCAAGCCCGCCGAGCTGCGAGCCATCGACGGAGAATTCCGGCTTCACTGA
- a CDS encoding DUF3280 domain-containing protein yields the protein MKIGHWRSTALVVALLASTAAHAGPPKAAVFDFQLADQGALGPTDADQARLAPLSDILRFLLTESGRYQIVSTEAVKAEVAKGPDLRHCNGFAEDYARKLGADVVITGEIQKVSNLILNINVYLKDLKNSKPEQAYSVDVRGNNDTSFDRGPKYLVKNNLPPRR from the coding sequence ATGAAGATCGGACACTGGCGATCTACGGCTCTTGTCGTCGCGCTACTTGCTTCTACAGCCGCTCATGCCGGGCCACCGAAGGCTGCCGTCTTCGACTTCCAACTTGCCGATCAAGGTGCGCTGGGCCCAACCGACGCTGACCAGGCACGCCTCGCTCCCCTGAGTGACATCCTGCGCTTCCTACTGACGGAGAGCGGCCGATACCAGATCGTCTCGACCGAAGCAGTGAAGGCCGAGGTGGCCAAAGGCCCTGACCTGCGCCACTGCAACGGCTTCGCTGAGGACTACGCCAGGAAGCTCGGAGCGGATGTCGTGATCACAGGCGAGATCCAGAAGGTGTCTAATCTGATCCTCAACATCAACGTCTACCTGAAAGATCTGAAAAACAGCAAACCCGAGCAAGCCTACAGCGTCGACGTCCGCGGCAACAACGACACCTCGTTCGATCGTGGACCGAAATATCTCGTGAAAAACAACCTTCCGCCCCGGCGATAG
- a CDS encoding CopG family transcriptional regulator, whose product MASNIQELRPKGADSEKITVNLGFVDLGRVDLMVRDGFYANRADFIRTAVRNQLERQDEAVRQSVARRQLSLGLSHFTQRDLEAARDAGAPLHIQVLGLASIAEDVTPELARAAIGSVEVLGAFQASPAVKAALADRTA is encoded by the coding sequence GTGGCAAGCAACATACAGGAGCTGCGGCCGAAGGGTGCCGACAGCGAGAAGATTACGGTCAACCTAGGCTTCGTCGATCTCGGTCGCGTGGACCTGATGGTGCGCGACGGGTTCTATGCCAACCGCGCTGACTTCATCCGCACGGCTGTGCGCAACCAGCTTGAGCGGCAGGACGAGGCCGTCCGCCAATCGGTGGCGCGGCGCCAGCTCAGTCTCGGCCTATCGCACTTCACACAGCGAGATCTGGAGGCGGCGCGGGATGCCGGAGCTCCGCTTCACATCCAGGTTCTCGGTCTCGCGAGCATTGCTGAGGATGTCACCCCGGAGCTCGCCCGGGCTGCCATCGGCTCAGTCGAGGTTCTCGGAGCTTTTCAGGCGAGTCCGGCTGTGAAGGCCGCTCTCGCCGACCGCACAGCCTGA
- the groL gene encoding chaperonin GroEL (60 kDa chaperone family; promotes refolding of misfolded polypeptides especially under stressful conditions; forms two stacked rings of heptamers to form a barrel-shaped 14mer; ends can be capped by GroES; misfolded proteins enter the barrel where they are refolded when GroES binds): MAAKEVRFSADAREKMLRGVDILANAVKVTLGPKGRNVVIEKSFGAPRITKDGVTVAKEIELADRFENMGAQMVREVASKTNDIAGDGTTTATVLAQAIVREGAKYVAAGVNPMDLKRGIDQAVSVVVEDLKKGARKITKNDEIAQIGTISANGDAEIGRMLAAAMEKVGNEGVITVEEAKTAETELDVVEGMQFDRGYLSPYFITNAEKMIAELDDPYILIHEKKLSSLQAMLPVLEAVVQTGKPLLIIAEDIEGEALATLVVNKLRGGLKVAAVKAPGFGDRRKAMLEDIAVLTKGQTISEDLGIKLENVTLPMLGRAKRVRIEKENTTIVDGAGTKADIDGRIAQIKAQIEETTSDYDREKLQERLAKLAGGVAVIRVGGSTEVEVKEKKDRVDDAMHATRAAVEEGIVPGGGTALLRARAAAQGLKSDNPDVQAGINIVLKALEAPVRQIAENAGVEGSIVVGKITENNSASFGFDAQTEQYVDLVQAGIVDPVKVVRAALQDAASVAGLLVTTEAMVADAPKKEPPPPMPGGGGMGGMGGMDF, encoded by the coding sequence ATGGCAGCAAAAGAAGTCCGCTTCTCCGCAGACGCTCGCGAGAAGATGCTTCGTGGCGTCGACATCCTGGCCAATGCGGTCAAGGTGACGCTGGGCCCCAAGGGCCGCAACGTCGTGATCGAGAAGAGCTTCGGCGCGCCGCGCATCACCAAGGACGGCGTGACCGTCGCCAAGGAGATCGAGCTCGCCGACCGCTTCGAGAACATGGGCGCCCAGATGGTGCGCGAAGTGGCCTCGAAGACCAACGACATCGCGGGTGACGGCACCACCACCGCGACCGTGCTCGCTCAGGCGATCGTCCGCGAGGGCGCCAAGTATGTCGCGGCTGGCGTCAACCCAATGGATCTGAAGCGCGGCATCGACCAGGCGGTCTCGGTTGTCGTCGAGGACCTGAAGAAGGGCGCGCGCAAGATCACCAAGAACGACGAGATCGCTCAGATCGGCACGATCTCCGCCAACGGTGATGCCGAGATCGGCCGCATGTTGGCTGCCGCAATGGAGAAGGTGGGCAACGAGGGCGTGATCACGGTCGAGGAGGCGAAGACCGCCGAGACCGAGCTCGACGTGGTCGAGGGCATGCAGTTCGACCGCGGCTACCTGTCTCCCTACTTCATCACGAACGCGGAGAAGATGATTGCCGAGCTCGACGACCCCTACATCCTGATCCACGAGAAGAAGCTCTCCTCGCTGCAGGCGATGCTCCCGGTCCTCGAGGCCGTGGTGCAGACCGGCAAGCCGCTCCTCATCATCGCCGAGGACATCGAGGGCGAGGCGCTCGCGACCCTCGTCGTGAACAAGCTGCGCGGCGGCCTCAAGGTCGCGGCCGTCAAGGCGCCGGGCTTCGGTGATCGCCGCAAGGCCATGCTCGAGGACATCGCAGTCCTGACCAAGGGGCAGACCATTTCGGAAGATCTCGGCATCAAGCTCGAGAACGTGACCCTTCCGATGCTCGGCCGCGCCAAGCGCGTCCGCATCGAGAAGGAGAACACCACGATCGTCGACGGTGCGGGCACCAAGGCTGACATCGACGGCCGGATTGCGCAGATCAAGGCGCAGATCGAGGAGACCACCTCGGACTACGACCGCGAGAAGCTCCAGGAGCGTCTGGCCAAGCTCGCGGGCGGCGTCGCGGTGATCCGCGTCGGTGGTTCGACCGAGGTCGAGGTCAAGGAGAAGAAGGATCGCGTCGACGACGCGATGCATGCCACTCGCGCGGCGGTCGAGGAAGGCATCGTCCCCGGCGGCGGCACGGCGCTGCTGCGTGCCAGAGCTGCCGCGCAGGGGCTGAAGAGCGACAATCCCGATGTGCAGGCGGGGATCAACATCGTCCTCAAGGCGCTCGAGGCCCCGGTCCGTCAGATCGCTGAGAATGCTGGCGTTGAGGGCTCGATCGTCGTGGGGAAGATCACCGAGAACAACTCGGCGAGCTTCGGCTTTGATGCTCAGACAGAGCAATACGTTGATCTGGTTCAGGCCGGCATCGTCGATCCGGTGAAGGTCGTGCGCGCTGCCCTCCAAGACGCGGCCTCCGTCGCCGGCCTCCTCGTCACCACCGAGGCGATGGTCGCGGACGCCCCGAAGAAGGAGCCTCCTCCTCCGATGCCGGGCGGTGGTGGCATGGGTGGCATGGGCGGTATGGATTTCTGA
- a CDS encoding amidase family protein, with protein sequence MKDGKLTARQLVDFYLARIDAYDKKGPALNAVILVNPKAREIADDLDAKFKASGPVGPLHGVPVLLKDNTNTADMPTTGGSLSLEGYVPPEDATIVKKLKAAGAIIIAKTNLHEFAVWGETISSLGGQTRNPYDLTRTPGGSSGGTGAGLAANFGLVGIGTDTINSIRSPASANSLVGIRPTVGLVSRTGIIPYSFVQDAAGPLARTLTDAVKTLNVLVGYDAGDPATAWNAGHVEKDYTTFLKADGLKGARIGIVETLFGKEPVHQDVNNVTREAIRRMEEAGATMVSIRDPMLDTNKLVTGVSVHLYDLKPDLNSYLSDPKANAPVKSLEEIIASGKFSPNIGDEIRKSQGLDRDSAEYKDRLFIRAKLRDRVMQIMAENQLDALVYPHQQRLVVPIGARQVERNGILGSATGFPAITVPGGFSPPSESAPIGVPVGVELLGRPWDEATLIRLAYSFEQATKFRRPPESTPPIQ encoded by the coding sequence ATGAAAGACGGCAAGTTGACTGCACGTCAGCTCGTCGATTTCTATCTCGCGAGGATCGACGCCTATGATAAGAAGGGCCCGGCGCTTAACGCGGTCATTCTCGTCAACCCGAAAGCACGCGAGATCGCTGACGACTTGGACGCGAAGTTCAAAGCCTCAGGTCCGGTCGGCCCGCTTCATGGTGTCCCCGTTCTGCTCAAGGATAATACCAACACGGCCGACATGCCGACGACAGGTGGGTCGCTGAGCCTTGAAGGCTACGTGCCGCCCGAGGATGCGACCATCGTCAAGAAGCTGAAGGCGGCAGGCGCGATCATCATCGCCAAGACCAACCTTCATGAGTTCGCCGTCTGGGGTGAGACCATCAGCTCACTCGGCGGACAGACGCGCAATCCCTACGATCTTACCCGGACGCCCGGCGGCTCCAGTGGCGGCACGGGTGCGGGTCTCGCAGCCAACTTCGGCCTGGTCGGCATCGGCACGGACACCATCAATTCGATCCGCTCGCCAGCGTCGGCCAACAGCCTCGTCGGCATCCGGCCAACCGTCGGATTGGTCAGCCGAACCGGCATCATTCCATATTCGTTCGTGCAGGACGCTGCCGGCCCTCTCGCGCGCACCCTGACAGATGCCGTCAAGACGTTGAACGTGTTGGTGGGCTACGACGCTGGCGATCCCGCAACTGCCTGGAACGCCGGTCATGTCGAGAAGGATTACACCACGTTCTTGAAGGCGGACGGGCTGAAAGGTGCCCGCATCGGCATCGTAGAGACGCTGTTCGGTAAAGAGCCTGTGCACCAGGACGTGAACAATGTCACGCGGGAAGCCATTCGCCGCATGGAGGAAGCCGGAGCGACGATGGTGTCCATCCGCGATCCCATGCTCGACACCAACAAACTGGTGACCGGGGTCAGCGTGCATCTCTACGATCTGAAGCCTGACCTGAACAGCTACCTGTCCGACCCGAAGGCGAACGCGCCGGTCAAATCCTTGGAGGAGATCATCGCATCCGGTAAGTTCTCGCCGAATATCGGCGATGAGATCCGAAAGTCCCAAGGGCTCGACCGGGACAGTGCCGAATACAAGGATCGCCTCTTCATACGGGCGAAGCTGCGCGATCGCGTGATGCAGATCATGGCCGAGAATCAGCTCGACGCATTGGTCTACCCCCACCAGCAGCGCCTAGTTGTGCCGATTGGAGCACGCCAAGTGGAGCGCAATGGCATTTTGGGCTCCGCGACGGGTTTCCCGGCGATCACCGTGCCGGGCGGCTTCTCTCCGCCTAGCGAGAGTGCGCCGATTGGCGTTCCGGTTGGAGTCGAGCTTCTGGGCCGACCGTGGGACGAGGCGACACTGATCCGGCTTGCCTACAGCTTCGAGCAGGCCACGAAGTTCCGCCGACCGCCTGAGAGCACCCCTCCTATTCAATAG
- a CDS encoding alkene reductase, with amino-acid sequence MSKDPLFIPIRIGALALEHRIVMAPLTRMRSRQPGDVPQALNATYYGQRASQGGLIIAEATDVSQQARGYPGAPGVHSAEQIAGWRLVTDAVHAKGGLIVLQIWHTGRISHSSMQPGGARPVAPSAEPAPGNHLDAHFNPVPFEEPRALTLDEIPGIVAQFRQAALNAREAGFDGVEIHSANGYLIDQFLQDGTNRRTDRYGGAIENRARLLLEIVDAIAAAWSADRIGVRLSPWGSFNGMKDSDPGALFDYVTSQLGERHPAYIHVVEPRADQNSDTNALDPDAPDAASRFKMRFGGPLIAAGGFTAETARKVIARGDADAVAFGRQFIANPDLPERIRAGASLNSYDRSTFYGGDARGYIDYPALESQGQDAA; translated from the coding sequence TTGTCCAAAGATCCCCTGTTCATACCCATTCGCATCGGTGCTCTCGCTCTGGAACACCGGATTGTTATGGCGCCGCTGACCCGCATGCGGTCGCGCCAGCCCGGCGACGTGCCACAAGCCCTCAACGCCACATACTACGGCCAGCGAGCCAGCCAGGGTGGGCTCATCATCGCGGAAGCGACCGACGTGTCGCAACAGGCCCGCGGCTATCCGGGAGCACCTGGCGTCCACTCGGCAGAGCAAATTGCCGGTTGGCGCCTCGTTACCGATGCGGTGCATGCCAAGGGTGGGCTGATCGTCCTGCAGATCTGGCACACGGGGCGCATCTCCCATTCGTCGATGCAGCCGGGCGGGGCGCGTCCTGTCGCGCCCTCTGCCGAGCCCGCCCCCGGCAACCACCTGGATGCGCACTTCAATCCTGTGCCCTTCGAGGAGCCGCGTGCGCTCACGCTGGACGAGATTCCCGGCATCGTGGCGCAGTTCCGTCAAGCGGCGCTGAATGCCCGTGAGGCGGGCTTCGATGGCGTCGAGATCCACTCAGCGAATGGCTACCTAATCGACCAGTTCCTGCAGGACGGGACCAACCGACGAACCGATCGCTATGGCGGCGCGATCGAGAACCGGGCGCGGCTCCTCCTGGAGATCGTCGATGCGATAGCTGCAGCCTGGAGCGCCGATCGCATCGGCGTGCGTCTCTCGCCCTGGGGGTCATTCAACGGGATGAAGGATTCCGATCCAGGTGCACTGTTCGACTACGTGACCTCCCAGCTCGGAGAGCGACATCCGGCTTACATCCACGTTGTCGAGCCACGGGCAGACCAGAACAGCGATACCAATGCCCTCGATCCCGATGCGCCCGACGCTGCCTCACGGTTCAAGATGAGATTTGGCGGTCCTCTCATCGCGGCCGGCGGCTTCACCGCCGAGACCGCTCGCAAGGTGATCGCGCGTGGCGATGCGGACGCTGTGGCGTTCGGGCGGCAGTTCATCGCCAACCCAGACCTGCCGGAGCGAATTCGTGCCGGCGCTTCCCTTAACAGCTACGATCGCTCGACCTTCTATGGCGGCGATGCTCGGGGCTACATCGATTATCCAGCGCTTGAGAGCCAAGGACAGGACGCCGCCTGA
- a CDS encoding ribbon-helix-helix domain-containing protein produces the protein MRLQTSAMLQGRCLFALWSSVGVFQMRHPRNSVLRCGMAAKHSRHIALTGPLAEYVETQIARGEYASVSEMVRAALRLLMERDRAAARPNLPAPQTSSADE, from the coding sequence ATGCGCTTGCAGACAAGTGCTATGCTGCAGGGCAGATGCTTGTTTGCCCTGTGGAGCAGTGTGGGGGTGTTTCAGATGCGACACCCTCGCAACAGCGTGCTACGCTGCGGGATGGCTGCAAAGCACTCCCGTCACATCGCACTCACCGGCCCTCTCGCCGAATACGTCGAGACTCAGATCGCCCGAGGTGAATATGCCTCCGTAAGCGAGATGGTCCGGGCCGCCCTCCGTCTGTTGATGGAGCGTGACCGAGCGGCAGCTCGCCCCAACCTTCCGGCCCCTCAGACTTCGTCAGCCGATGAATAG